The genomic region TTTCGCAGCTTTTTCTCTTCTCGCCTCCTCTTCTTGGACTCATCAgagtcagaatcagaatcagaacTATCATCATAATGCTTCTTATGCTTGTGACCCTTTTTATGTCTTCGCTTCTCAGACTGGGATCTGTGTTTCTCAGATTCTTCTGAGCCCGAACTGCGACGATCAATGTGTTTACTGTCATATGTTCTTTTCTTAGCTTTTTGAAGAGGACTTCCACCATCTGATTGGGAAGCTTCATCAACTTTACCAGAGTATTTCTTCGCTGCAATAGCATCATAAGAAGCACCATGTGAATCCGTTTTGGCACGCTCATTGTTAATCCCATCCTTTGGATAAGAGTCGCCAGCTCTACTAGGGGACTGCCGTTTCACGCGAGAATCATCAGGGGAATCACCCTGGCGTTTCATTCTTCTACCATCAAGTGCATCTTCTGATGAATCTGATAGCTGATTATCATATTTCTTGGGGACATCCTTCCCGCCACTAGAATAAAAAAAACTGTTAGATTATTACCAAAAGAAAGGATGCATGCTGCTGAGGAGATGCTTCTGACAGGTTTTACCGACTGACATCATCATAATTACTCCTACAAAAAATTAAGACGTTGATGCATGCAGGAAATCCTTTTAAGTGGAAGTTTATCATGCATAATATAGCAAGTACACAAGGTGTCTGATGATAATGGTGCAAATCTGTAACCCAATATTCAGTGTCTAAATAAGAAAGAAAAGAGCATTGAACCATAGCATGTCAAAAGAGCAAGATTGCTTtcttaatgcataaaaactagcaATCTTCAAGAAGGGGATAAGTACAGGAACATACTCCTGTCTTGATCTGGAAGAGGGTTTTTCTCCAGGGACTGAGTTGTCAACGTTGACTTCCTTTAGATGCAGATCAGCTGAGAAATCCTTGGATATCCTGCGTGATGAATTGGCCTTCCGTGCATTCTCCCTAAACGTGAACAAAAGATAAGTATATATAGACAGCGAGGCAAAAAATAGTTTTACGAAGACAAGACATGAAAGAACATATTCCAACCTTGCACGCCCGCTTTCTTCCTCGTCTCCACTGGTATTTGTGCTGTCCTGACTGGGCATATGTTTCCCAGTGTCCTTCAAAGGACTGCCAAAATAAGGTGAGAAAGTTAGCATCCCAGTTTAGACACTGTTAGTGGGAAAAAAATAGAATTACAAATTAACATAGACAAGTACACACCTGTCACGTGTGGAGTCTCTTTCTGCATCATTAGTAGGAGACCTCAAGGATTTTGTGAGCCTACGGTGTTCAAAATCCGGTGACCCTCGGCCACTCCTTTCTTGGTTCCTGAGGCAATACTGGGAGTAAGACAATGACTTCCCTGGATAACTACAACAAAATATGTCTGCATTCATCATGCATGCTGTGGTATTACCTTTGAGCCAGATCCCTGCCTTTAGTGGAGGGTGCACCGTTTGTTCCCTTTTCTGCGTCCCTGCTCGAACTCCTACGTGAATGATTTGGACTCCTGCTGTGTGGACTGCTACTCCTGTAAATTCCAGCACAAGTGTAAATCCATGCAGCACAACATCGGGTACAAAGAAAATAAGAGAGCAGCATTACCTCCTCCGCGGTGGAGAGACTGGAGGATTTGCAGAAAGCGTCCTAGTTGAAATTGGGGATTTTCTCTGGCGCTTTGGTGACCTCAACTGCGGTGAGCGGTGAGGTGACAGGGACTGCCGTCTTCCTGGAGAACGTGGCCTATGTCTTCTAGGTGATGGGGACCGTGGCCTGCGTCTTAGAGGTGATGGGGACCGTGGCCTGCGTCTTCCTGGTGATGGGGACCGGTGTCTATCTGCTGGTAATCTGTGTCGAGGAGGTGATCTGCGACGCGCAGGAGATGGTGATCTCCTAGGTGCGCGAGCTGGGGACCGACGGCGATAAGGAGATGGTGATCTACGTCGCCCAGATGGTGGAGATCTTCTCCTAATGGGAAATCTCCGCCGAGGTGATGGGGATCTAGGTACTGAAGGTGATCTTCTGGAATACGGTGACCTCCGCCTAGACATTGAAGGAGCGATTCTTGGGGAATGCCTTCGGGGGGAAACAGAACGTCTAGGTGAAGCTGAACGTCGTGATGATCTTTGCCTGGAAGGGGATGGAGAGCGCCTCCTTGGAGAAATAGACCGTTGCCTACCACGGGGCGACAAAGATGTGCTCCTAGGTCTTCGATGTtccctgaaaataaaagtgaataaaactgcCTATAAGCAATGGTTACAGTCGAGACAGAGAAAACTTACTTATTGTCGTAATACATAGGACTGCTGACAATACACATGCCAACACAAGCTAACACAAATCAAGATTAAACGACTACTGATCAGGTCACACAAAGATGCCTTGTTCATTCCTCGTTAATTAGGTCACACTGCTTTGCAGGACCATATTGTTTAATTCTTTCGAAAAGATGTGAAATGCAAATGCCTACAAAGAGCAATCCTTTGGGTACATTAGAAACCTAACATGCGAGGAAGATAAGTATAGTCAAAAGAAGACACAAACTTGTAGGAAATATGCACAAAACATTAAAAACATGGGGAATGATGTACATTCCCACCACCTGGATTGAAGTACGCACGGGCTAGAATTACAAGTTTGTTTCAAAAAGATGGTGCACATTTCAAAGGATGAAAATGATTTATCATGAAGAACATGACAAAACAAGGAAGGGTTCAGATATAGGCATTCTTGATGAGATTATTGAAAATTTAAAATACAATGAAAAATGATAAAAACTCATGCATAGAAGAATTGCTAGCTAGAACACAACCAAGGGCCACCAGATGACAGACAACGAGCTCAAAGAAGAGATTAGAAGCAACATACAGAAGTACATTCtgcaaaagtaaaaaaaaacactGGGAAGATACTGCAAATTAATCTTATCGGTATAGTTGTGGTAGGGCATAGATGAAGAATGCACTTATTCCCAAGTATTGATGGTGTTGTTCTTATGCAGAAATTAAAGACTTCATTAAGGATTCCAAACAAATAGTTAACTGAATGAAGGAATGGAATTGAATTTGCCCATTTCGCACTGCCTAATTGTGGCAGGATTTTTTTTCCTTCACAGCTGTTGAGGTCATCACCAGAACATGATATAATAGTTAATTGGAGGAAGAGATACAGTGATGTACAAGCTGAACAAAAGCAAAGAAGAAAACACAAAAATGGCAATTCTTGGACAAGAAAAGCAGAAAACTTCATCGATGCAATAGTCTGACTCTGAGAATAAAAAGGAATTTCATCTCAAGGACGTGCATAATATGCATTATATGAATTTTTTCCTGACAAAAAAGTCAGGGGGTTTCAAATGTGGACATTCTACAAATATTATCTTATCTGATAGAATGCACTAAAGAGTAGTCAAAGTTAATCAAAGAAGTTAACTAACCGGCTCTTTGTTCTCGAGCTATGCTTCAAGTCCAGTTCCTTTTCTTTCTCAGCATCGACATTGGGATTGTTTAAAGCAGAGCCAAGTGAATCACCATGAAATCTTGAATTACCAGTATCCCCGGCCTACAGTAGTTGGAGGTAAAGAATGATATGAACCGAAATAATCGGAGAAGCTATCTGAGTATCATCAGAAACACAAGAGGTCACAGAATAACCATTAAATCAGTGATACAAGGAAACTGGTCAGAAGGAATTAACTCACCATCATTTTGTGTTTATCTAGTTCCGTGTCCCTTCCATCTTTCTCTCGCTTCTTCTGGATTTCCTGGGCAATTCTAGCCTCTTCCGCCTAAACACAAGACGGATGGATTAATAAGAAAACTCTCACTTTTCTGCAATTTAAATCCCACAACTCCACAAGCAACTATAAAAAAAATGTAAATACCAGGTTCACAGGATAGACAGGAAGTACTAAAGGCCAGAGTAAAGTATGATGTTTTGAAAAAATCACATATGAAAGAAATGTAATGAAGTCTACCACCACGTACAACCATTGACTAGCGTTACAAACTAGACACAACACTAACTAGATAGTGTTCTATGGGCAATGTCCGAGAAAAAACATAAAATAAGGTCGTCTGCAGTTTCAACCATAATGATACGTGTTTGTTTCAGTAAACATAAATGAGAGCAAAAAAGAGGAAATGCTATTAAATTCGCACGCAAGCCTTGTGTTGTCAGACATACAAAGCAATCCTTGACATGGAGTAGGTGGCCAGGTGGCCGGGCGTATGGAGAACTCCAAATGTACACATATCATAGGAGAGGAATACAGATTTGGCGCATACAAGTGATCGAGGAAGCACAGTGCACCTTCAAGGCAGGCATTGGGTGCAACCATGGAGACACTAGGAAATTGAGTTATCTCTAGTTAGGAGTTCCTTTTAGTTTAGGAGAGCTAATGCGGATAGAAAGGACATGTTTTAGGTAGTTAACATTGCAATTCTGGTTCAAATCCTACTTGTGTATCAAGTCAATTGTCTGATTTTATATGGGAGAGGCTGTATTGTTTAAGCAAGCGATATAATGATCACAAGTTATCTAAGCCTTACAACAACCCTTGCACGTCAGGGACGAGCCCTGGAACTAGCGATCTAAACGAGCTGAGCTCAAGCAAATATACCTTGGCTCGGCTCGAGCTCAATTCAATCCTCAGCCCAAATATGGCCTCGAGCACGGCCTATTGACATAACAGCTCGAGTTCGGCTTGCCAAAAGCTAGAAATAGCTCGATCCCAGATCGTTAGGGCTCACGAAAACTCTCGGGTAATATTATAATTTTTAGCATATATATTGCCAACACGCTAGGCATCGACTGTCGTATGCCTTCACAAGCCACTCTTTTATAGATAGTCCTCCAACCCCACTCTTCTACAATAGGTGAGGTGGTACTAATCTACTCAGCCCTACTGTTGGTTACATGGACTAAGAGATGGGCTGATGCACAAGTATAGCTACAAGGCCATGAATGTTCTTCGGCCCTCCAGTCATTGCTACGCGCAGCTTTTCTCTTACCAGACTAGGCTTAGCTTCTTGTGAATTGCTCACATTCTGATGATTTGATTATTAGGCTTGGAGATATTTGGGCCACACCTACGTACAGAAGAACCGAtcgaagagaagcttgtccaacatcttctgagatggtttgggcatattcagcgcatgcCTCCAGATGCCCCAGTGCATAGCGGAGGATGCCCCAGTGCATAGCGGCCGACTAAATTTGGGACTAAAGGTTGTGTTGTTGTGTAAAGAGTTAATGTTTATCAGGTGGCTGCATGGTAGTATTATACCAAGCCTTATCGAGCGTTTTCAAACCAAGCTTCCCAGGCTCCCGAGCATAAGGCCAATCTTGAGCTCGGCTTGTTTATGCTTCGAGCCAAGCTCGAATATGTGACGAGCTCAAACTTTTCTAGCATCCTTGCATGTCACCGATTGTTGATGGTGAGTACAGATCTTCTAACCCTTACCCTACCAAAATTATCCCACTCTGAACCAAGGTTCCTAACATTATAGGCTTTTTTTAAAGAAAGAGTAACTCAAAACAACAATTTTGCTCCTCCCCCCTAAATAGACACATGCGCGGGTCGATTTGCAGATCAAAATTTTGCTTACCGCCATGACAATGGAATCAGAGACTTGTCTATAAGGATAAAGCTTCCCCCATGACAAGAACAGTCTGCACTTCTCTCCTCTATCCTTTTGCTCCTCCCTTCTTCACCACGACCATCATCAGACGCGAGCACGCCACCAGGGACTAGACACGAGGACAATACCATACACGAGCACGCCATCGTCCGCGAGCACTCCGTCTTCCGCGACGAAGCTGTCCTACGCGAGCTAGCCGTCCTGCACAGCCAGCGCGAGCACGACGAGGTCCACGAGGACACTGTCCTGAGAACACCGCCGTCCGCGAGGACGCAGTCCTCCACCAACTGCCACCGGCCGTGTGGACGCCGCCATCCACGAGGACACTGTCCTCCATGAGGACGTTGTTGTCCCCATCTTCTATGCTGCCACTGCCGTCGTCCGCTAACACAAGGCTGTCAACCTCAATGCCCTCATCTTCCTCCTCGGCTCCTCATATAGAttttcttcttcctcatatataggTTGGCTTTCTCCTGCCAACTCATGGGTTTGCTGGTTCGCCATGGGGAAGAGCTGGAGCTGGACGGGGAGAAGCAAGCGGAAGGCGACGGATGGGATCAGTTGAGACTTGAGAGGAAGGAGGCGGAGCGTGCGCGACCCATGCGGAAGCGGAGGGGCAAAAGTGGAAAGATTCGATGAACAAAGCTTACGCGCAGACCattgagaaaaaaaggaaaaaagttatgcggAGCCTAAATAGGATCGGAAGGAGTAGAAGTTATTATTAAGGGATTAAATTTACAGTTAAAGACATAATTAGAATATATACAACTTAATAAGATTGGGTGGCTAAGATGGTTTGCAGCATTTAACCCAATTTGTACATTTTAGATTCAAATAAATGATAATACATAAATAAAAGGAGATAACTCAAAAACAAAAACTTAGATTGAAATGGAGCATGCTTTCACTCAGTACCGACTTACAGTGGTCAACTGAGTCAAAAGGACAACTTGAGCCGCTGCAGTACTGACTTACTAACTAGTAGCGCAACTAATCACACCTAGTTGACAGTTTTGTTGGAAGCCAAGTACCGACCTGGCGAGCAACTAATCAGAACTGATTCTAGGTCATTGTAAAGGGCATGCTAATTTGATGTCTCTTGTGTACGTATTCTAGCTTATGAGTTAACTCAGAACAACATGCCTGAAGTATGTCACAGAAATAttgttataataataataatagattCATGTATTTATGCAAACCTTTCTCTGCTGAATCTCAGCCTCCTTTGCATCCAAAAATTGCTGGGGCACACCACTAGCATTCTGCTGCGCACTGAGAAGGAGGCTCCACAGCTCCCTCATGAACTTTATTGTGTTCTTCTCCATGAACCCTGTAAGCTGGATCTGTATGTACTTCCCGTCCACCTCCTGCAAAACAAACAAAAACCTTATAAAGCTCCTGAGCTCCTACTATTTATTATCAGCCCCACAGAACTAATTTAATCATTACACAACTATATCACCTATGTTTGGGCTgactggtccataaaaatcatatcCAGGCAACAAATAATTCGATGACATggccagaaaagaaaaaaactagtaTGATAATGATTAGCTTTTACAGGTACAACCCATACTTGTTTCATAAGTTCACAAGAAGTTTTGGTAAGCTAATTCAATTGGTATTTTGCTAATCCAACTGGTATTTTGCAAATTGGAAAATGTTGTGGTTTAGCTCCACAAGACGGCTGTGATTACCTATCTTACAATATCCAAACAAGCCTATGCGAGACTTTAAACTTAGTTCCCGAATTACACGTGTATGATTTCAGTTTTCATTCCTGACTCCTGAGCTACACCATGAAGATAGTTGGGTTCGTAGCTTACAATCTTAAAGCTGAATGGACGAAATCCAATATATCCAGAGATGCTTTACATGAATATAGAATACAGAGTTTCGTTTTTAATTAATTAATAGGCATATCTTCAATCAGAAAATCCATCTGTGTTTGTTCAACGAGACCATAAGATGTAAGCGCCATTGCTCATGTTAAAGAAGTATATCTTCAGAAACCTCACCTTCGCATCGAGCAGGCCATAGATGAAGTTGATAAGCACTTCGTCCTCGAACCCAAGAAGCTCGGTGACCCGTGTGGCAATCCACGGCTTCATCACGTCCATCTTCACCTTTGACATGTCCACCTAAACCCAAGGAAAGAAACAAATTAGAGTTTAACTTGAACCCACGGCAGATAGTCCCCCTCTGGACGCCCATCGGCTAGAACCCGGTGGAGGCATAGGGCGAGAACGAAAAGGCTAACCTGATGGTCAAGCTCGGACGCGAACTTCTGCGTCTTGAGCAGCTTGGCATGCTTGTTGGAGAATCTGGTGTCCTGGTCGGCCGACGTCCCCTGCCAAAAAGCACGGCGAATCAGCGCACCTGTCACAGATCCGACGAACCGGAAAAACGAAGCGAGGTTGGCAAACTAAATCAATGCGGAGAACCGTAGCCGCTTACCCGGAAGAAGCCTCCCGACATCTTCACAGGCGGTACGGCCGCCGGGGCCGCCGCCGGCTTGGGGGGAGGATGCCGAGGAAAGGTGGCTAGGGTTGGAGCCTTTGGGAAGACGACGACGAGTTGGGGGGTGCAGGGGAGAAGAAGAGGCCGCAGGAATAGCTATACACAATAGCCCGATCCAAAACAGTCGCCTGCCTCAGCTGCCTGGGCCAAGCCCACCGGTCTGTAGGCTTTCGAGTCTGTTCACTCGTAATACGTGTACATCATGATTCATGTTTTCTTTCTCGAAAAAAAAGACATCACGATTCATGTGTTCCTAAAATTTCTTTCAAAAATATGCTCAAAAAAATTCTTTCAAAAAAAGCTGTTCCTAGAAATACCCTCAAAAAGAAATCTGTTCCTAATACCCTCAAAAAGAAATCTGTTCCTAAAAAAGAACGTCATGATTCTCTTTTCTTTTAATAATTCTATAAAAAAAGACAATTATTGTTGTTAATATTTACTTTGCCGCAGGAAGTCTTGTTGtcaatctaactctaacctttaagTACAAAATGTAGACGAAGTATCCATAGTCTCTAAACTAACATTGTTAGTCAGGGATCAACAACGATGGAGATGAAAGACGGGATTGTTGACAAGACACTTAGCCCAGATTAACACACAACCCCCTCTTATCACTACAATAAGATAAACCTTGGACCTTGATGACCCTTCAACGTTTCTTGAAATACTTCATCTTCAAATCCTTCATCCTCGATATGTGATGTCATGGTGGCATTACGTGCGAGACCATGCCTTAACCACCAGATGTCATGATGCAGAGGCGGCGCCAGGGG from Triticum aestivum cultivar Chinese Spring chromosome 4A, IWGSC CS RefSeq v2.1, whole genome shotgun sequence harbors:
- the LOC123085420 gene encoding serine/arginine repetitive matrix protein 1, with product MSGGFFRGTSADQDTRFSNKHAKLLKTQKFASELDHQVDMSKVKMDVMKPWIATRVTELLGFEDEVLINFIYGLLDAKEVDGKYIQIQLTGFMEKNTIKFMRELWSLLLSAQQNASGVPQQFLDAKEAEIQQRKAEEARIAQEIQKKREKDGRDTELDKHKMMAGDTGNSRFHGDSLGSALNNPNVDAEKEKELDLKHSSRTKSREHRRPRSTSLSPRGRQRSISPRRRSPSPSRQRSSRRSASPRRSVSPRRHSPRIAPSMSRRRSPYSRRSPSVPRSPSPRRRFPIRRRSPPSGRRRSPSPYRRRSPARAPRRSPSPARRRSPPRHRLPADRHRSPSPGRRRPRSPSPLRRRPRSPSPRRHRPRSPGRRQSLSPHRSPQLRSPKRQRKSPISTRTLSANPPVSPPRRRSSSPHSRSPNHSRRSSSRDAEKGTNGAPSTKGRDLAQRNQERSGRGSPDFEHRRLTKSLRSPTNDAERDSTRDSPLKDTGKHMPSQDSTNTSGDEEESGRARENARKANSSRRISKDFSADLHLKEVNVDNSVPGEKPSSRSRQDGGKDVPKKYDNQLSDSSEDALDGRRMKRQGDSPDDSRVKRQSPSRAGDSYPKDGINNERAKTDSHGASYDAIAAKKYSGKVDEASQSDGGSPLQKAKKRTYDSKHIDRRSSGSEESEKHRSQSEKRRHKKGHKHKKHYDDSSDSDSDSDESKKRRREEKKLRKEERRLRREERHRRRADRHASKQRLKYAGSPLSDLEKDRQSGSDADVGKKGSYTPREEPDPNKLEIELRQRALESLAKKSKHVITPSSDVEKDRESDSDADVRKRVS